One Prosthecomicrobium sp. N25 genomic region harbors:
- a CDS encoding Hpt domain-containing protein has product MDLAHLARLTFGSRDLEREVLRLFLGQSRGLLERIRAAEAADQRFMAAHTLKGSARGIGAVRVARLAEAAERKDLPAGDAARILAELARAVEEANGFIRDVLED; this is encoded by the coding sequence GTGGATCTCGCCCACCTCGCCCGGCTGACGTTCGGCAGCCGCGACCTCGAGCGCGAGGTGCTCCGGCTCTTCCTCGGGCAGTCGAGGGGACTTCTGGAGCGCATCCGGGCGGCCGAGGCGGCGGACCAGCGGTTCATGGCGGCCCATACGCTGAAGGGCAGCGCCCGCGGCATCGGCGCGGTCCGGGTCGCACGGCTCGCCGAGGCGGCCGAGCGCAAGGACCTGCCCGCCGGCGACGCGGCCCGCATCCTGGCCGAGCTCGCCCGCGCGGTCGAGGAGGCGAACGGCTTCATCCGCGACGTCCTGGAGGACTGA
- a CDS encoding 2Fe-2S iron-sulfur cluster-binding protein, with amino-acid sequence MAKITYITHDGQEHVVEAEQGSTVMENAVRNAVPGIEAECGGACACATCHVYVDEAWYGKVGAPEPMEEDMLDFAYDVRPTSRLSCQIKVKADLDGLVVRVPERQA; translated from the coding sequence ATGGCCAAGATCACCTACATCACCCATGACGGTCAGGAGCACGTGGTCGAGGCCGAGCAGGGCTCGACCGTCATGGAGAACGCCGTGCGCAACGCGGTGCCGGGCATCGAGGCGGAGTGCGGCGGGGCCTGCGCCTGCGCGACCTGCCACGTCTATGTGGACGAGGCCTGGTACGGGAAGGTCGGCGCTCCGGAACCGATGGAAGAGGACATGCTGGACTTCGCCTACGACGTCCGGCCGACCTCGCGGCTCTCCTGCCAGATCAAGGTGAAGGCCGACCTGGACGGGCTCGTCGTCCGGGTGCCGGAGCGCCAGGCCTGA
- a CDS encoding AraC family transcriptional regulator, with protein sequence MRRDATRKSYVERIERVVARVAAHVDGRRDGDLTLDELAGIACLSRWHFHRIYRAMMQETVAGTVSRLRLARAAADLRESALPVPVVARRAGFGSAAAFTRAFRARFGVTPAAYRRAGSVAEPPRALVPNASEDLDMLDVTVARYQPLRCAAVRHRGPYGEIGRAFDRLLAWAGARGLIGPATRCLAIGYDDPGSVPPEDLRSAACLVVGPGVAPEGEVEILTVAGGLHAVHVHHGPYEDLGTAYRRLYGEWLPSSGHQAADEPPFEEYLNDPRRTAPQDLLTAIHIPLA encoded by the coding sequence ATGCGCAGGGACGCGACCCGGAAGAGTTATGTCGAGCGGATCGAGCGCGTGGTCGCCCGGGTGGCGGCCCATGTCGACGGCCGGCGGGACGGGGACCTCACCCTCGACGAACTGGCCGGGATCGCCTGCCTGTCCCGCTGGCACTTCCACCGGATCTACCGGGCCATGATGCAGGAGACCGTGGCCGGGACGGTCTCCCGGCTCCGCCTCGCCCGAGCCGCGGCCGACCTCCGGGAGAGCGCCCTGCCCGTCCCGGTCGTCGCGCGGCGCGCCGGCTTCGGCTCGGCCGCCGCCTTCACGCGCGCCTTCAGGGCCCGCTTCGGCGTCACCCCGGCCGCCTATCGCCGGGCCGGCTCCGTCGCCGAACCGCCCCGTGCCCTCGTCCCGAACGCCTCGGAGGACCTCGACATGCTGGACGTGACAGTCGCCCGATATCAGCCGCTTCGCTGCGCCGCCGTGCGCCACCGCGGGCCCTACGGCGAGATCGGCCGCGCCTTCGACCGCCTGCTCGCCTGGGCCGGCGCCAGGGGGCTGATCGGCCCCGCAACGCGCTGCCTCGCCATCGGCTACGACGACCCGGGCTCGGTTCCGCCCGAGGATCTGCGCTCGGCCGCCTGCCTGGTCGTCGGCCCCGGTGTCGCACCGGAGGGCGAGGTCGAGATCCTGACGGTCGCCGGCGGCCTCCACGCCGTCCACGTCCATCACGGGCCCTACGAGGACCTCGGGACCGCCTATCGCCGGCTCTACGGGGAGTGGCTGCCGTCGAGCGGCCACCAGGCCGCCGACGAGCCGCCCTTCGAGGAATACCTGAACGACCCGCGCCGGACGGCCCCGCAGGACCTCCTCACCGCAATCCACATCCCGCTCGCCTGA
- a CDS encoding NAD(P)/FAD-dependent oxidoreductase — protein MSEPITTDVVIIGAGPVGIFAVFELGLLDMKCHLIDILDRPGGQCTELYPEKPIYDIPGYPIVGAQELVDKLMEQAKPFGPTFHYSQMVERLEKREDGTFLIGTDAGTLFHAKVVVIAAGGGSFQPKRPPVPGIEAYEGHSVFYAVRKMEAFRDQDILIVGGGDSALDWTLNLQPIARRVTLLHRRDEFRAAPHSVEQMRKLVSDGAMDLRLGQVTGLKGQGGQLETATVKQNDGSVLDVPCTRMLPFFGLTMKLGPISEWGLNLHENLIPVDTEKFETSVKGIFAVGDINTYPGKLKLILSGFHEVALMAQAAKRIIAPNQRIVFQYTTSSTSLQKKLGVA, from the coding sequence ATGTCCGAACCGATCACCACCGACGTCGTCATCATCGGAGCCGGCCCGGTCGGCATCTTCGCGGTCTTCGAGCTCGGCCTCCTGGACATGAAGTGCCACCTGATCGACATCCTCGACCGGCCGGGCGGGCAGTGCACGGAGCTCTATCCGGAGAAGCCGATCTACGACATCCCCGGCTACCCGATCGTCGGCGCCCAGGAACTCGTCGACAAGCTGATGGAGCAGGCGAAGCCCTTCGGGCCGACCTTCCACTATTCGCAAATGGTGGAGCGACTGGAGAAGCGCGAGGACGGCACCTTCCTGATCGGCACCGACGCCGGCACGCTCTTCCACGCCAAGGTCGTCGTCATCGCGGCGGGCGGCGGTTCGTTCCAGCCGAAGCGGCCGCCGGTGCCGGGCATAGAGGCGTATGAGGGCCATTCGGTCTTCTACGCGGTGCGCAAGATGGAGGCCTTCCGCGACCAGGACATCCTGATCGTCGGCGGCGGCGATTCCGCGCTCGACTGGACGCTCAACCTGCAGCCTATCGCGCGGCGGGTGACGCTCCTGCACCGGCGCGACGAGTTCCGCGCGGCGCCGCATTCGGTCGAGCAGATGCGCAAGCTCGTGTCGGACGGCGCGATGGACCTGCGGCTCGGGCAGGTCACGGGCCTCAAGGGCCAGGGCGGCCAGCTCGAGACGGCGACCGTCAAGCAGAACGACGGCTCGGTGCTCGACGTGCCCTGCACCCGCATGCTGCCCTTCTTCGGGCTCACCATGAAGCTTGGCCCGATCTCCGAGTGGGGGCTCAATCTCCACGAGAACCTGATCCCGGTCGATACCGAGAAGTTCGAGACCTCGGTCAAGGGCATCTTCGCGGTCGGGGACATCAACACCTATCCGGGCAAGCTGAAGCTGATCCTCTCGGGCTTCCACGAGGTGGCCCTGATGGCGCAGGCGGCCAAGCGGATCATCGCGCCCAACCAGCGCATCGTCTTCCAGTACACGACGAGCTCGACCAGCCTGCAGAAGAAGCTCGGCGTCGCCTGA
- a CDS encoding calcium-binding protein has protein sequence MFGAHDFSHVHRNHFGPDMDPWLFADFLDRRHVVRGTAGADTLTGTTGDDLIRGHHGVDSMTGGDGNDIYVVNDSGDQVVETANHGTDTELSFVTRTLDANVENLVLSGSAAIDATGNALDNILVGNRGDNVLDGGTGADKLWGGRGDDTYIVNSTDDRVMESRHNGTDLVKASVDFTLGDDVENLELTGTAIHGTGNRLGNALLGNSRDNVLDGGAGRDTLDGGTGNDTLTGGRGADLFKWGAGDDHITDFHGDAGDRIDIDVAGVTSWAGLLSHASQVGMDVVITIGTAHLTLEGLHLSDLDANQFVF, from the coding sequence ATGTTCGGTGCCCATGACTTCTCGCACGTCCACCGGAACCATTTCGGTCCTGACATGGATCCGTGGCTCTTCGCCGACTTCCTAGACCGGCGCCACGTGGTGCGCGGCACGGCCGGGGCGGACACCCTGACGGGGACGACCGGGGACGACCTGATCCGCGGTCACCACGGCGTCGATTCGATGACCGGCGGCGACGGCAACGACATCTACGTGGTCAACGACAGCGGCGACCAGGTGGTCGAGACGGCGAATCACGGGACCGACACCGAGCTCTCCTTCGTCACGCGGACGCTCGACGCCAACGTGGAGAACCTCGTGCTCTCCGGCTCCGCCGCCATCGACGCAACGGGGAACGCTCTCGACAACATTCTGGTCGGCAACCGGGGCGACAACGTGCTCGACGGGGGCACGGGGGCCGACAAGCTCTGGGGCGGGCGCGGCGACGACACCTACATCGTCAACTCGACCGACGACCGCGTCATGGAGAGCCGGCACAACGGCACGGACCTGGTGAAGGCCTCGGTCGACTTCACGCTCGGCGACGACGTCGAGAACCTGGAGCTGACCGGCACGGCGATCCACGGGACGGGGAACCGGCTCGGAAACGCGCTCCTCGGCAACAGCCGCGACAACGTCCTCGACGGCGGGGCGGGGCGGGACACGCTCGACGGCGGGACCGGCAACGACACCCTGACGGGCGGGCGCGGGGCGGATCTCTTCAAGTGGGGCGCCGGCGACGACCACATCACCGACTTCCACGGCGACGCCGGGGACCGCATCGACATCGACGTGGCGGGGGTCACCTCCTGGGCCGGGCTCCTCAGCCACGCCTCGCAGGTCGGCATGGACGTGGTCATCACCATCGGGACGGCCCACCTGACGCTCGAGGGCTTGCACCTCTCCGATCTCGACGCGAACCAGTTTGTCTTCTGA
- a CDS encoding glutamine synthetase family protein, with the protein MPETDNKPSPDAVTTTAWLREHAIDEVECLVPDMNGIMRGKIVPREDFIRALGDQGIRLPEFIFFQGVTGDTADESEVVNPLDRDVRVVPDLATLRVVPWYREPTAQVICDSYFADGSPVDFAPRSVLRRVVGLYAARGLRPVVAPELEYYLVARNDDPDLPLGVPIGLSGRRESGRQAYGIEHANDFDHVVNLIYDYCEASRIEIATMAHEAGPAQLEMNFRHGDPIELADQTFLFKRTARQAAQKHGMVATFMAMPHMGEPGSATHIHQSIVSLADGRNIFAHADGSDAPALLHYIAGLQRYVPAAMSLYCPNVNSYRRIRLESDAPINVHWGRDNRTCGLRVPDSGPESRRVENRVIGADSNPYLAMAATLAAGLVGLDEAREPEPVVTVNAHTLGVSLPAHLPEALDMLDECEPLKAVLGPRFVQAFIDVKRMEWRLYNRVISSWEREYLLMNV; encoded by the coding sequence ATGCCCGAAACTGACAACAAGCCGTCTCCGGATGCCGTTACGACAACCGCATGGCTTCGCGAGCACGCCATCGACGAAGTGGAATGCCTCGTTCCCGATATGAACGGCATCATGCGGGGCAAGATCGTGCCGCGCGAGGACTTCATCCGCGCCCTCGGCGACCAGGGTATCCGCCTGCCGGAATTCATCTTCTTCCAGGGCGTCACCGGCGACACCGCCGACGAGTCCGAGGTGGTCAACCCGCTCGACCGCGACGTCCGCGTGGTCCCCGACCTCGCCACCCTCCGGGTCGTCCCCTGGTACCGCGAGCCGACCGCCCAGGTGATCTGCGATTCCTACTTCGCCGACGGCTCGCCCGTCGACTTCGCGCCGCGCTCGGTGCTCCGCCGCGTGGTCGGCCTCTACGCTGCCCGCGGGCTCCGGCCCGTGGTCGCCCCGGAGCTCGAATACTACCTCGTCGCCCGCAACGACGACCCGGATCTGCCGCTCGGCGTGCCGATCGGCCTGTCCGGGCGGCGCGAGTCCGGTCGGCAGGCCTACGGCATCGAGCACGCCAACGACTTCGACCACGTCGTCAACCTGATCTACGACTACTGCGAGGCGAGCCGCATCGAGATCGCCACCATGGCCCACGAGGCCGGCCCCGCCCAGCTCGAGATGAACTTCCGCCACGGCGACCCGATCGAGCTCGCCGACCAGACCTTCCTGTTCAAGCGCACGGCCCGCCAGGCGGCCCAGAAGCACGGCATGGTCGCCACCTTCATGGCCATGCCGCACATGGGCGAGCCCGGCTCCGCCACCCACATCCACCAGTCGATCGTCAGCCTCGCCGACGGCCGCAACATCTTCGCGCATGCGGACGGGTCCGACGCCCCCGCCCTCCTCCACTACATCGCCGGCCTGCAGCGCTACGTGCCCGCCGCGATGTCGCTCTACTGCCCGAACGTGAACTCCTACCGCCGCATCCGCCTGGAGTCGGACGCGCCCATCAACGTCCACTGGGGCCGGGACAACCGCACCTGCGGCCTGCGCGTGCCCGACAGCGGCCCGGAGTCGCGCCGCGTGGAGAACCGGGTCATCGGGGCGGATTCCAACCCCTACCTGGCCATGGCGGCCACCCTCGCGGCCGGCCTCGTCGGCCTCGACGAGGCGCGCGAGCCGGAGCCCGTCGTCACCGTCAACGCCCACACGCTCGGCGTCTCACTCCCCGCCCACCTGCCGGAGGCCCTCGACATGCTGGACGAATGCGAGCCCCTGAAGGCCGTGCTCGGCCCCCGCTTCGTCCAGGCCTTCATCGACGTGAAGCGGATGGAGTGGCGGCTCTACAACCGCGTGATCTCGAGCTGGGAACGCGAGTACCTACTGATGAACGTCTGA